The following proteins are co-located in the Megalops cyprinoides isolate fMegCyp1 chromosome 15, fMegCyp1.pri, whole genome shotgun sequence genome:
- the lrit1a gene encoding leucine-rich repeat, immunoglobulin-like domain and transmembrane domain-containing protein 1a, whose amino-acid sequence MSVTFRWILCFAVMVFPLAQSSCPSQCSCFYHNLSDGSKARSVICNDPEISLVPVNFPVDTSKLRIEKTAIKRIPSEAFFYLPNLEFLWMSFNSLSSLNTDSFRGLHNLDELRLDGNALTSFPWECLNDMANLRLLDLHNNQMTTVPAEATFYFRNLTYLDLSSNNLVTLPSEVLSAWLSVRPSQSAENSKLILGLHDNPWMCDCRLFDLVQFQKVPSSSVAFIDTRLRCADPESLSGVLFSDAELQRCQGPRVHTAVARVRSAVGNNVLLRCGTIGVPVPVLSWSRADGQRVNGTAEQEASKEGIVWSILSVPAVSQTDSGKYVCKATNFVGTAEAVISLMITEAPKVENQTSSSKKLKGRKPNGVGKPAYQEKLVARYIAPTITTPNPVVQSIRYNGPYADVESYSVSDSILNEPTPSPSVTDGLLDLEKTNLSNLAANASSLQQDPDRVVRSVKVIGDTDHTVSLNWRAPTAKNTTAFSVLYAVFGERDMRRINVGPGRNRITIEGLVPKTKYIACVCVRGLIPRKEQCVIFSTDAAASANGTQKLINVVVITVACVIAVPLTVIVCCGALKRRCKKLVGRKSKEIQDSYVTFETLSPGTKVKGLEGEYLARLNPEESNRLLSARSSLDSEATAKIEGQPNEYFC is encoded by the exons ATGTCAGTTACCTTTCGCTGGATTTTGTGCTTCGCAGTGATGGTCTTCCCTCTCGCTCAGAGCTCATGCCCATCTCAGTGCAGCTGCTTCTATCACAACTTAAGCGATGGGTCTAAAGCTAG GAGTGTTATTTGCAACGACCCGGAGATCTCTTTAGTTCCTGTAAATTTTCCTGTGGACACCTCCAAGCTTCGGATCGAGAAGACGGCGATAAAGAGGATTCCGAGCGAGGCTTTCTTTTACCTCCCGAATCTGGAATTTCTGTGGATGTCTTTCAATTCTCTCTCTTCATTAAACACGGACAGCTTCCGCGGTCTCCACAACCTCGACGAATTAAGACTGGACGGCAATGCTCTAACCTCATTTCCCTGGGAGTGTCTGAATGACATGGCCAATTTGAGACTCCTTGACTTGCACAATAACCAAATGACCACAGTCCCCGCCGAGGCAACGTTTTACTTTAGGAACCTGACGTACTTGGATTTATCCAGCAATAACCTGGTGACTCTCCCCTCGGAAGTTCTCTCCGCTTGGTTATCGGTGAGACCCAGTCAGAGCGCAGAGAATTCCAAGCTGATTTTAG GTCTCCATGACAACCCCTGGATGTGTGACTGCAGGCTGTTTGACCTTGTCCAATTCCAAAAGGTGCCCTCCTCTTCTGTGGCATTCATAGACACCCGGCTGCGGTGCGCTGACCCAGAGAGCCTCTCGGGGGTGCTGTTCAGTGATGCCGAGCTCCAGAGGTGCCAGGGTCCACGCGTGCACACAGCAGTCGCCCGGGTCCGCAGTGCTGTGGGAAACAACGTCCTGCTGCGCTGCGGCACCATTGGCGTGCCTGTGCCCGTACTGTCCTGGAGCCGTGCTGATGGGCAACGTGTGAACGGGACAG CTGAGCAAGAGGCTTCGAAGGAAGGAATTGTCTGGTCCATCTTAAGTGTGCCTGCTGTGTCCCAGACTGACTCAGGAAAATATGTCTGCAAAGCAACAAACTTTGTTGGGACAGCAGAGGCGGTGATTTCCTTGATGATAACAGAGGCACCTAAGGTAGAGAATCAAACTAGCAGCTCTAAAAAACTCAAAGGAAGGAAACCGAATGGAGTTGGAAAACCTGCCTACCAGGAGAAACTCGTGGCACGGTATATTGCACCAACGATCACTACTCCAAATCCTGTAGTCCAATCAATACGTTATAATGGACCATACGCAGATGTGGAGAGTTACAGTGTTTCAGACAGTATTCTGAATGAGCCCACGCCCAGTCCGTCTGTGACAGATGGGCTGCTGGACCTCGAGAAGACCAACCTGAGCAATCTGGCTGCCAATGCCTCATCTCTCCAGCAGGACCCTGACCGCGTGGTCAGGTCAGTTAAGGTGATTGGCGACACCGACCACACAGTCTCGCTCAACTGGAGAGCACCCACGGCCAAGAACACCACGGCATTCAGTGTCCTGTACGCTGTGTTCGGCGAGAGGGACATGCGCAGGATAAATGTTGGCCCGGGCAGGAACAGGATCACCATTGAGGGCCTAGTGCCGAAGACCAAGTACatcgcctgtgtgtgtgtcagagggcTCATCCCCAGGAAGGAGCAGTGTGTCATCTTCTCCACGGATGCAGCTGCCAGTGCCAATGGGACCCAGAAGCTCATTAATGTGGTGGTGATCACGGTTGCCTGTGTGATCGCAGTCCCACTGACCGTCATCGTCTGCTGTGGGGCACTGAAGAGGCGCTGCAAAAAGCTGGTAGGGAGGAAGTCAAAGGAGATCCAGGACTCATATGTGACCTTTGAGACTCTCTCCCCGGGGACTAAGGTGAAGGGCCTGGAAGGGGAGTACCTTGCCAGACTGAACCCAGAGGAATCCAACCGGCTGCTCTCAGCTCGGTCCAGCTTGGACTCGGAGGCCACAGCTAAGATAGAGGGACAGCCTAATGAATATTTCTgctga